GGCTTATGCGCACCAGTTCATTTCTGAAAAACCCGTCTTCCTGTGCCAGTTTGGTCACCTGCTTGTCAATACCAAAATCGAGCGCCTGTCGCAGTCCGGCGGCAACTTCGGCATTAGATATTCCCGTGCCTTCCTGCGGAAGCGAGTCGGCTATTTGTTGTAATTCGGCACAGCCGAACAAAAGCGGAAGAAAAACAAGAGTTAAAAATTTTTTCATGATAATTTTTTTAAGGTAGCTATTAAAATTCCCGCTTTTTCCCGGGCGAATTTTAGTCTAAATTATATAAATACTATGGTCTTGTTATTGAAAACAAGGGTTTTTCGGTCAATATGTAGTTTTATCGCCCTTGCCAGTACTACTTTTTCCAGGTCCCTGCCTTTGAGGATAAGGTCTTTTATGGAATGGGTATGGGAAATTCGGGCAATATCCTGTTCAATAATTGGCCCTTCATCTAACTGGGCGGTGACGTAGTGTGAGGTCGCACCAATAATTTTCACCCCGCGTTTATAAGCAGAATGATAAGGTTTTGCGCCTGCAAAAGCCGGTAAAAAAGAGTGGTGTATGTTGATGATGCGGTTTGGAAATGCCGCTATAAGGCTATCGGGAATAATTTGCATGTACCTGGCCAAAACAAAAAAATCTATTTTTTCCTGACGAAGCAATTCCAAATGTCTTTTTTCAGCTTCGGGTTTGTTGTCTTTTGTAACGGGAACATGATAAAAAGGAATATCAAATTTTTCGGCAGTAGAACGCAGGTGTTCGTGGTTACTAATGATCAAAGGAATATCGACGGGAAGTTCCCCGGCTTTATGCCTGCCCAGGATATCGTAAAGGCAATGGTCATATTTTGATACAAAAACGGCCATTCTCAATTTAGCTTCTGCTGAATATATTTTCCAGAACATTTGATATGGCACTGCCAGTTCTTCAGAAAATGCTTTGTTAAGCGAATCAATATTTATAGCATCTAGAAATTCGCATTCCAGCCTCATTACAAATATGGAATTTTCTATATCTACATATTGATCAATATAAACTATGTTTCCTTTGCGATTAAAAATGAAGGAGGTGACATTTGAAATGATTCCGGCTTTATCGGGACAATGAATTAGTAGTATGAAACTTGACATCGCTTATTTTTGGGTCTTTAAAAGTAGATAATTGATAGCATTTGCACTAATACGAAAGAGATTTTGTGCTATTTGTAATTCAAATTACCTACTATTTCAATTTTCGTAAATTGCGTGCTTAAACAGACTATAAAATTGAATATGGAACAACAAGCTCCTTATAAACCCATCAATAAAGTAAGAATTGTAACTGCAGCTTCGCTCTTTGACGGGCACGACGCCGCGATAAATATTATGCGCCGCATCATTCAGTCCACCGGCGTGGAGGTGATCCATTTGGGGCACGACCGCAGTGTGGAAGAAGTGGTGAACTGCGCCATCCAGGAAGATGCCAACGCCATTGCCATGACCTCCTACCAGGGTGGCCATACCGAATACTTTAAATATATGTACGACCTGTTGCAGGAAAAAGGGGCCGGCCATATTAAGATCTTTGGCGGCGGTGGCGGTGTAATTTTGCCCGAAGAGATCAAAGAACTTGAAGATTACGGCATCACCAGGATCTATTCTCCCGATGACGGCCGCGAACTTGGGCTGCAGGGAATGATCAACGACCTGGTAAAAAAATCTGATTATCCGCTGGGAGACAGCCTTAACGGGGAAGTAGAAGAGCTGGAGAAGAAAACCCCGGGAGCTATTGCGAGGATGATTTCGGCTGCCGAGAATTTTCCCGAAGTTGCCAAAGAAACCCTTGATAAAATTCATTCTGAAAACAAAGAAAAAGAGATTCCCGTACTGGGAATTACCGGGACAGGGGGCGCCGGAAAATCTTCCCTGGTAGATGAACTGGTGCGCCGTTACCTTATGGATTTTCCTGAAAAAACCATCGGGATCATTTCTGTTGATCCTTCCAAAAGGAAGACCGGCGGTGCCCTTTTAGGAGACCGTATCAGGATGAATGCGATCAATAATCCGCGGGTATATATGAGGTCTTTGGCTACCCGCCAGTCGAACCTCGCCCTCTCCAAATATGTTGCTGAAGCCATTGAAGTGCTAAAAGCAGCAGATTATGACCTTATTGTGCTTGAGACTTCGGGAATTGGACAATCTGATACAGAGATCCTGGAGCATTCTGATGTTTCACTTTATGTGATGACGCCCGAATTTGGTGCGGCTACTCAGTTGGAAAAGATCGATATGCTCGACTTTGCCGATTTGGTGGCGATCAACAAATTCGATAAACGCGGCGCTTTAGATGCCCTTAGGGATGTAAAGAAGCAGTACCAGCGCAACCAGGGCCTGTGGCATGAGAACCCAGATAAGCTCCCGGTTTTTGGAACTATCGCTTCCCAGTTCAACGATCCCGGTATGAACACGCTCTATAAGCAGATCATGGACAGGATTGACGAGAAAACGGGCAGCAAGTTCAATTCTACCTTCCATATTTCCAAAGAAATGAGCGAAAAGATCTTCGTGATCCCGCCAAACAGAACGCGATATCTTTCTGAAATTTCTGAAAATAACCGCAGCTATGACGAGAAAGCGGCCTCACAGGCTGAAGTTGCTCAAAAGCTCTACGGAATTTATAAGACCATAGAATCTGTTACCGGAGTAAAAGTGGAGCTGAACCAGCATGGAATTGATGAGGATGATCTAAAAAATGCCACAACTTCAGAAAATGAAGAGCTGGTAAAGCTACTGAAGAAAGAGTTTGATAAAGTTAAAATGGACCTCGATCCCTACAACTGGGAAATCATTACCGGTTGGGACGGGAAGGTAAATAAATATAAAGACCCTGTCTATTCCTTTAAGGTGAGGGATAAGGAGATTAAAATTGAAACGCACACCGAATCCCTTTCTCATACGCAGATCCCGAAGGTGGCACTGCCAAAATACCAGGCCTGGGGTGACATTTTAAAATGGTGCCTGCAGGAAAATGTGCCGGGAGAATTCCCTTACACCGCCGGATTGTATCCGTTCAAAAGACAGGGAGAAGACCCTACCCGGATGTTTGCCGGGGAAGGTTCACCTGAAAGGACCAACCGCCGTTTCCATTATGTAAGCATGGGCTTACCGGCAAAAAGGCTTTCCACAGCATTTGATTCGGTGACGCTCTATGGAAATGACCCCGACCATCGCCCCGATATCTACGGAAAGATCGGGAATGCCGGAGTTTCCATCTGCTGTCTTGATGATGCGAAGAAGTTATATTCAGGCTTTGATCTTGCCCATCCTCTTACCTCGGTGAGTATGACCATTAACGGCCCTGCGCCCATGTTGCTTGGCTTCTTTATGAATGCGGCCATAGATCAGCAATGCGAAAAATATATTGTGGAAAACGGGCTGGAAGAGGAAGTGAAACAGAAGATCAAAAAGATCTATGAGGGGAAAGGAATGGAGCAGCCTAAGTACCGCGGAGAACTTCCGGAAGGTAATGACGGCCTCGGGTTAATGCTTCTTGGGGTGACCGGGGACCAGGTGTTACCGGCAGATGTTTATTCCGATATTAAGAAGAGAACATTAAGCCAGGTGCGTGGAACGGTACAGGCCGATATCCTGAAGGAAGATCAGGCGCAGAACACCTGTATCTTTTCAACAGAATTCGCTTTGAGGTTGATGGGTGACGTACAGGAATATTTTATTCAGGAAAATGTGCGGAATTTCTATTCGGTTTCTATTTCAGGTTATCATATCGCTGAAGCAGGGGCTAATCCTATTACGCAGCTGGCACTTACCCTCGCCAACGGCTTTACCTACGTGGAATACTACCTGAGCAGGGGAATGGACATCAACAAATTTGGTCCTAACCTGTCGTTCTTTTTCTCTAACGGAATCGACCCCGAATATGCAGTTATTGGAAGGGTAGCGAGAAAGATCTGGGCAAAAGCACTTAAATACAAGTACGGAGCTAATCCGCGGGCACAAATGTTGAAGTATCACATCCAGACTTCCGGGAGATCACTACACGCACAGGAAATTGATTTTAATGACATAAGAACAACGCTTCAGGCGCTTTACGCCATTTACGACAACTGTAATTCTTTACACACCAATGCTTACGATGAAGCCATTACCACGCCTACAGAAGCTTCAGTAAGAAGAGCGATGGCCATTCAGTTGATCATTAATAAGGAATTGGGATTGACTAAAAATGAGAATCCAATCCAGGGGGCATTCATAATAGAAGAACTTACCGATCTTGTGGAAGAAGCTGTGTTGCAGGAGTTTGACCGCATCACCGAAAGAGGCGGCGTGCTTGGTGCCATGGAAACCATGTACCAGCGCAGCAAAATTCAGGAAGAGAGTCTTTACTATGAAACTTTAAAGCACAACGGAGACTTCCCTATCATTGGGGTGAATACTTTTCTTAGCTCTACAGGTTCCCCAACCGTAACTCCGGGAGAAGTGATTCGCGCTACCGAAGAAGAAAAACAAAACCAGATAGAGACCTTGCAGAACCTGCATGAGGCCAAAAAAGAGCTGGAAAAGGAAACCCTTGAAAAGGTGAAAAACGCAGCCATTCAGAATGAGAATATTTTTGAGGTGCTTATGGAAGCAACGAAAGTCTGCTCCCTTGGGCAGATCACCACAGCTCTTTTTGAAGTAGGAGGGCAGTACAGGAGAAATATGTAAGCAGAAAACCGATGAGCGACAGCGACATCGGTATCCTGTTTAATATCAAACCTCACAGGTTTTTAAAACCTGTGAGGTTTTTTTGTGCGAGGTTTTTATTTCATTTCCGAAGAAAACCTTTTGTCAGCCTTTCGGGTTTCTAAATCCAGGCAGGCTATTCTTCAATTTTTGTATTTTTATTTACACAAATGCCAGCTTCCAAATGAATTCACAAAAGTTTCTTCGCACAGACGCTCAGAGCACAACGATATTAATCAGGATTATGGTGGGGATGGTTTTTCTGGTGGAAGGCATCCAGAAATTCCTTTATCCCGCCATGCGCGGTCCCGGCCGATTCGAAAAAATGGGATTTCCGGAACCTGAAATTCTCGGGAACCTGGTAGGATTCTTTGAAGTAGCTGCGGGAATTCTTTTGCTTGTTGGTCTTTTTACCCGGGGCGCAGCTTTGATCACTTTTATTATTATGACAGTAGCCATTATTACTACCAAGATTCCAATTGGTTTGGGCGAAAGTTTTGGGCCTTTTGTGCTGCGGGAGCTAAAAGCCTACGGGTTTTGGAGTATGGCTCATGAGATGAGAACTGATTTTGCTATGTGGCTGGGTTCCCTGTTCCTTATTATAAAAGGCGGTGGCCGCTGGTCTGCAGACAGGTTCTCTACAAAATAATGCGCTCTGGAACAGCAGTAAATTTCAGGTAGATAAGAAGGGGAAAGGGCTGTCAAAAATGCCATTTTTGACAGCCCTTCAAAAACATGTTTTAGCTGTGCCTAATCTTCCTCATCAAAAGGATTGTTAAAAGGAAGATCATCATCGGGATCTTTATCGTCGTAATTCACTCCCGGCGGATTAAACAGCCCCCACCTGTCTATGATATAATTCCATTGATCAAAGGTCTTTACCCATTCTGCAAAAAGAACTCTGAATTTCTCTATCTCCTCCCGCAGCATTTCAAGATATTCCACTTCTTTGAAGCCTTCCATTAAAAATCCGTTACATCCAACGTAGATCTGGCGGGCGCACTTCCTTATTACGGCAGCATTTTCCATTTTGATGTCGTAGAGATCCACCTCCTGGGCACCGGCTATTTTTGGTGCCAGCTGCAGTGCATCGGCATACATATTTTGGGCAACGGTGGTGGTAAACTGGTTTTCTTCGGGCACCAGCTGTACAATCCTGTCTACAATATCCAGGATCTCCAATGCCTTTTTGTACAAAGGCATTGCTTCAAGTTTTTCTTTCTTCATTATCTGAACCTAAGACAGGGTTTCTTTATCGCTTTGGGTGATGTCGTGATCCTGCTGCAGTTTCCATTTTTCGTAATCTACAAGGTCATCGCTCACCAGTGCAAGACAGGCAGCAATCACGCTGGCATCATCAAGAAAACCGGCAAGAGGTATAAAATCGGGGATTAGGTCCAGCGGCATAAGAACATACAGCAAAGCTCCTGCCACCGCAGCAATGGTTTTCCAGGGCACCTGCCGGTAATTGCCGTTCCAGTAATCGCGAATTAGGCCAAACATGCTCTTGGCTTTGGCCAGATACCCGCTCATAGATTCATTGTTACGGAATTTATCTTCAATTTTTTGCTCTTTGGCAAGTACCTTTTCAAGGTCTTTTTGTTCTACTTTTTCTGCCTGTTCGTTGAGAGCGCGGTTCGCCTCTTCGGGGCTAATGTCTTTCATATCGTTCAATCTTAATTTAATTTTTGTTTAGTTGTCCGGTTCTTCTAAATATGTTGTCAATGGTATATTCCGCAGCACTTTTGATCTTTGATAGCTCCCTCCATTCAACAGGTGTCGCCACACCAGCATCTTCAGTGGCCCGCAAAGAATAGGGGCATACTGCTGTTTGGGCATACGCATTCCGAAGATAATCTACAAAAATTTTTGATCCTCGTTTATCTTTCCTTATTTGAGTGGTAAAGAGATCGGGGTGCTGCTCTTCTGCCTCTTCCGCTATTTTTCTGGCCGTCTCTTTCACCTGGTCAAAATCTTTTCCCCGCCTTATTTGACTATATAGATGTAAGCCGCTTTTTCCGCTGGTCATAAGGGAAGGATCTATGTTCTTCTTTTTTAGCAACTCGCGCAAAAGCCTGGCACCCTGCTTTATCTTTTCAAAATCATCATCGGAAGGATCCAGGTCAAAAATAACCTTATCGGGTTGGCGCAGCCTGTCTTTTTTACTTAACCAGATGTGAAATTCTACCGTGCCCTGGTTGGCAAGGTAAACAAGGGTTTTGGTGTCGTTGCAAAGAATCTGGGTGTTCGATCCTTCTTCGGTTTCAACTTTAACAGTCCTGATAAAATCCGGAAAATAATCGGAAATACTCTTTTGATAAAATCCGTTGCTGTCAATGCCGTTTGGGAAACGCTGTAGGCTAAGCGGCCTGTTCTTCAGGTAAGGCAGCATCAGCGGGGCGATTCTCTC
This Salinimicrobium tongyeongense DNA region includes the following protein-coding sequences:
- a CDS encoding DoxX family protein; amino-acid sequence: MNSQKFLRTDAQSTTILIRIMVGMVFLVEGIQKFLYPAMRGPGRFEKMGFPEPEILGNLVGFFEVAAGILLLVGLFTRGAALITFIIMTVAIITTKIPIGLGESFGPFVLRELKAYGFWSMAHEMRTDFAMWLGSLFLIIKGGGRWSADRFSTK
- the purU gene encoding formyltetrahydrofolate deformylase, yielding MSSFILLIHCPDKAGIISNVTSFIFNRKGNIVYIDQYVDIENSIFVMRLECEFLDAINIDSLNKAFSEELAVPYQMFWKIYSAEAKLRMAVFVSKYDHCLYDILGRHKAGELPVDIPLIISNHEHLRSTAEKFDIPFYHVPVTKDNKPEAEKRHLELLRQEKIDFFVLARYMQIIPDSLIAAFPNRIINIHHSFLPAFAGAKPYHSAYKRGVKIIGATSHYVTAQLDEGPIIEQDIARISHTHSIKDLILKGRDLEKVVLARAIKLHIDRKTLVFNNKTIVFI
- a CDS encoding methylmalonyl-CoA mutase family protein; the encoded protein is MEQQAPYKPINKVRIVTAASLFDGHDAAINIMRRIIQSTGVEVIHLGHDRSVEEVVNCAIQEDANAIAMTSYQGGHTEYFKYMYDLLQEKGAGHIKIFGGGGGVILPEEIKELEDYGITRIYSPDDGRELGLQGMINDLVKKSDYPLGDSLNGEVEELEKKTPGAIARMISAAENFPEVAKETLDKIHSENKEKEIPVLGITGTGGAGKSSLVDELVRRYLMDFPEKTIGIISVDPSKRKTGGALLGDRIRMNAINNPRVYMRSLATRQSNLALSKYVAEAIEVLKAADYDLIVLETSGIGQSDTEILEHSDVSLYVMTPEFGAATQLEKIDMLDFADLVAINKFDKRGALDALRDVKKQYQRNQGLWHENPDKLPVFGTIASQFNDPGMNTLYKQIMDRIDEKTGSKFNSTFHISKEMSEKIFVIPPNRTRYLSEISENNRSYDEKAASQAEVAQKLYGIYKTIESVTGVKVELNQHGIDEDDLKNATTSENEELVKLLKKEFDKVKMDLDPYNWEIITGWDGKVNKYKDPVYSFKVRDKEIKIETHTESLSHTQIPKVALPKYQAWGDILKWCLQENVPGEFPYTAGLYPFKRQGEDPTRMFAGEGSPERTNRRFHYVSMGLPAKRLSTAFDSVTLYGNDPDHRPDIYGKIGNAGVSICCLDDAKKLYSGFDLAHPLTSVSMTINGPAPMLLGFFMNAAIDQQCEKYIVENGLEEEVKQKIKKIYEGKGMEQPKYRGELPEGNDGLGLMLLGVTGDQVLPADVYSDIKKRTLSQVRGTVQADILKEDQAQNTCIFSTEFALRLMGDVQEYFIQENVRNFYSVSISGYHIAEAGANPITQLALTLANGFTYVEYYLSRGMDINKFGPNLSFFFSNGIDPEYAVIGRVARKIWAKALKYKYGANPRAQMLKYHIQTSGRSLHAQEIDFNDIRTTLQALYAIYDNCNSLHTNAYDEAITTPTEASVRRAMAIQLIINKELGLTKNENPIQGAFIIEELTDLVEEAVLQEFDRITERGGVLGAMETMYQRSKIQEESLYYETLKHNGDFPIIGVNTFLSSTGSPTVTPGEVIRATEEEKQNQIETLQNLHEAKKELEKETLEKVKNAAIQNENIFEVLMEATKVCSLGQITTALFEVGGQYRRNM
- the ligD gene encoding non-homologous end-joining DNA ligase, which translates into the protein MTIAGVEISKADKIIFPKKKISKGDMVSYYERIAPLMLPYLKNRPLSLQRFPNGIDSNGFYQKSISDYFPDFIRTVKVETEEGSNTQILCNDTKTLVYLANQGTVEFHIWLSKKDRLRQPDKVIFDLDPSDDDFEKIKQGARLLRELLKKKNIDPSLMTSGKSGLHLYSQIRRGKDFDQVKETARKIAEEAEEQHPDLFTTQIRKDKRGSKIFVDYLRNAYAQTAVCPYSLRATEDAGVATPVEWRELSKIKSAAEYTIDNIFRRTGQLNKN
- a CDS encoding YkvA family protein, with amino-acid sequence MKDISPEEANRALNEQAEKVEQKDLEKVLAKEQKIEDKFRNNESMSGYLAKAKSMFGLIRDYWNGNYRQVPWKTIAAVAGALLYVLMPLDLIPDFIPLAGFLDDASVIAACLALVSDDLVDYEKWKLQQDHDITQSDKETLS